A portion of the Gossypium arboreum isolate Shixiya-1 chromosome 8, ASM2569848v2, whole genome shotgun sequence genome contains these proteins:
- the LOC108470112 gene encoding magnesium transporter MRS2-2-like isoform X2, producing the protein MAREAYLVPVVEAQVATLKKKTAVTTSWISIDAKGQSVILDVDKYAIMRRVQVHARDLRILDPMLSYPSTILGREKVIVLNLEHIKAIITAEEVLLRDPYDDNVIPIVAELKRRLPQDNLTCQDQGEEEEEHPSARNDMDTEEENEFPFEFRALEVALEAICSFLDARTRELEIDAYPALDELTSKISSRNLDRVRKLKSAMTRLTNRVQKVRDELEQLLDDDDDMADLYLSRKLAGACSPVSSFSVPSWYPPSPTIGSKISRTSRASAVTVEEDNDVEELEMLLEAYFMQIDSTLNKLTTLREYIDDTEDYINIQLDNHRNQLIQLELFVSSGTVCLSIYSLVAAIFGMNIPYTWKEGHEYMFKWVVILTGLLCTSTFTSIVSYARHKGLIGS; encoded by the exons ATGGCTCGAGAAGCGTATTTGGTTCCTGTCGTGGAGGCGCAAGTAGCCACGCTGAAGAAGAAAACGGCGGTGACAACGAGCTGGATTTCGATAGACGCTAAGGGGCAAAGCGTGATTCTTGACGTCGACAAGTATGCTATAATGCGCCGCGTTCAGGTTCATGCTAGAGACCTTCGTATTCTTGATCCCATGCTATCTTATCCTTCCACCATTTTAGGCAGAGAGAAAGTCATTGTTCTCAATTTAGAG CACATTAAAGCTATAATCACAGCAGAAGAG GTGTTGCTTAGAGATCCATACGATGATAACGTAATACCCATTGTCGCTGAACTTAAAAGGCGATTGCCTCAAGATAACCTCACATGTCAAGAtcaaggagaagaagaagaagaacaccCTAGTGCACGCAATGATATGGATACTGAGGAGGAAAATG AATTTCCATTTGAATTCCGGGCATTAGAAGTTGCATTAGAAGCAATTTGTAGCTTTCTTGATGCACGTACTAGGGAACTAGAGATCGATGCTTATCCAGCTTTAGATGAGCTGACCTCCAAG ATAAGCAGCCGTAACTTGGATCGGGTGCGTAAACTGAAAAGTGCTATGACAAGGCTGACAAACCGCGTTCAAAAG GTAAGGGATGAACTCGAACAACTTTTAGATGACGATGATGATATGGCAGACCTTTATTTATCGAGAAAGTTGGCTGGGGCTTGTTCCCCTGTCAGTAGTTTCAGTGTTCCAAGTTGGTATCCACCCTCACCAACTATAGGTTCAAAGATATCAAGAACCAGTCGGGCAAGCGCAGTAACAGTTGAGGAGGACAATGATGTAGAGGAGCTGGAAATGTTGCTTGAG GCGTACtttatgcaaattgatagtaCACTGAACAAACTGACTACG CTGCGTGAATACATTGATGATACAGAGGATTATATCAATATCCAG CTTGACAATCATCGAAATCAGCTAATTCAG TTAGAGCTCTTCGTAAGTTCCGGGACTGTTTGTTTATCTATATATTCCTTGGTTGCTGCAATCTTTGGAATGAATATTCCTTATACGTGGAAAGAAGGCCATGAATACATGTTTAAATGG GTGGTAATCCTTACTGGATTGCTATGTACGTCGACTTTCACATCAATAGTTTCCTATGCGAGGCACAAGGGTCTTATCGGGTCTTGA
- the LOC108470112 gene encoding magnesium transporter MRS2-2-like isoform X1, whose translation MAREAYLVPVVEAQVATLKKKTAVTTSWISIDAKGQSVILDVDKYAIMRRVQVHARDLRILDPMLSYPSTILGREKVIVLNLEHIKAIITAEEVLLRDPYDDNVIPIVAELKRRLPQDNLTCQDQGEEEEEHPSARNDMDTEEENEFPFEFRALEVALEAICSFLDARTRELEIDAYPALDELTSKQNGNPIWSQVLSKSKHSSAKISSRNLDRVRKLKSAMTRLTNRVQKVRDELEQLLDDDDDMADLYLSRKLAGACSPVSSFSVPSWYPPSPTIGSKISRTSRASAVTVEEDNDVEELEMLLEAYFMQIDSTLNKLTTLREYIDDTEDYINIQLDNHRNQLIQLELFVSSGTVCLSIYSLVAAIFGMNIPYTWKEGHEYMFKWVVILTGLLCTSTFTSIVSYARHKGLIGS comes from the exons ATGGCTCGAGAAGCGTATTTGGTTCCTGTCGTGGAGGCGCAAGTAGCCACGCTGAAGAAGAAAACGGCGGTGACAACGAGCTGGATTTCGATAGACGCTAAGGGGCAAAGCGTGATTCTTGACGTCGACAAGTATGCTATAATGCGCCGCGTTCAGGTTCATGCTAGAGACCTTCGTATTCTTGATCCCATGCTATCTTATCCTTCCACCATTTTAGGCAGAGAGAAAGTCATTGTTCTCAATTTAGAG CACATTAAAGCTATAATCACAGCAGAAGAG GTGTTGCTTAGAGATCCATACGATGATAACGTAATACCCATTGTCGCTGAACTTAAAAGGCGATTGCCTCAAGATAACCTCACATGTCAAGAtcaaggagaagaagaagaagaacaccCTAGTGCACGCAATGATATGGATACTGAGGAGGAAAATG AATTTCCATTTGAATTCCGGGCATTAGAAGTTGCATTAGAAGCAATTTGTAGCTTTCTTGATGCACGTACTAGGGAACTAGAGATCGATGCTTATCCAGCTTTAGATGAGCTGACCTCCAAG CAAAATGGAAATCCCATTTGGAGTCaggttttaagtaaatcaaagcATTCATCTGCTAAG ATAAGCAGCCGTAACTTGGATCGGGTGCGTAAACTGAAAAGTGCTATGACAAGGCTGACAAACCGCGTTCAAAAG GTAAGGGATGAACTCGAACAACTTTTAGATGACGATGATGATATGGCAGACCTTTATTTATCGAGAAAGTTGGCTGGGGCTTGTTCCCCTGTCAGTAGTTTCAGTGTTCCAAGTTGGTATCCACCCTCACCAACTATAGGTTCAAAGATATCAAGAACCAGTCGGGCAAGCGCAGTAACAGTTGAGGAGGACAATGATGTAGAGGAGCTGGAAATGTTGCTTGAG GCGTACtttatgcaaattgatagtaCACTGAACAAACTGACTACG CTGCGTGAATACATTGATGATACAGAGGATTATATCAATATCCAG CTTGACAATCATCGAAATCAGCTAATTCAG TTAGAGCTCTTCGTAAGTTCCGGGACTGTTTGTTTATCTATATATTCCTTGGTTGCTGCAATCTTTGGAATGAATATTCCTTATACGTGGAAAGAAGGCCATGAATACATGTTTAAATGG GTGGTAATCCTTACTGGATTGCTATGTACGTCGACTTTCACATCAATAGTTTCCTATGCGAGGCACAAGGGTCTTATCGGGTCTTGA